Proteins from a single region of Dyadobacter fanqingshengii:
- a CDS encoding MFS transporter codes for MKPQLAQARWYRIIPIVFVTYSLAYLDRANFGFAVAGGMAGDLNITPNTSTLLSSLFFLGYFFFQIPGAQYAAHKAAKKLIFISLICWGALAAATGMVNDTTTLIVIRFMLGVVESAVMPAMLILLSQWFTKEERSRANTFLILGNPVTVLWMSVLSGYLIDSMGWRWMFIIQGLPGILWAFIWWKLIDERPMDAKWVSEDDKTELEKRLQEEQVGIKPVKNYAEAFRSRKVILLSLQYLLWSVGVYGFVMWLPSIIKAAPDMSMVTTGWLSSVPYLLAVIGMLSASYFSDKSGNRKLFIWPFLLIAAVCLYATVWLGPEKFWLSYVLLVIAGGALYTPYGPFFAAIADALPKNVIGGAIGLINSLGALGSFAGSYLVGYLNSETGNFNASYILMSGALVLATIITLVVIPAPKKLPVPAV; via the coding sequence ATGAAACCACAATTGGCCCAGGCAAGATGGTATCGGATCATCCCGATTGTTTTTGTAACATATAGTCTTGCTTACCTGGACAGGGCCAATTTTGGTTTCGCGGTTGCAGGCGGAATGGCCGGTGACCTGAACATTACGCCCAACACATCGACATTACTCAGCTCGCTTTTTTTTCTCGGCTATTTCTTTTTTCAGATCCCGGGCGCACAATATGCAGCGCATAAGGCGGCTAAGAAGCTGATATTCATTTCACTGATCTGCTGGGGGGCATTAGCAGCGGCCACGGGAATGGTGAATGACACGACCACGCTGATCGTGATCCGCTTCATGCTCGGCGTGGTGGAAAGCGCCGTGATGCCTGCCATGCTTATTTTGCTAAGCCAATGGTTTACCAAAGAAGAACGCTCCCGGGCTAATACATTTCTGATCCTGGGTAACCCCGTTACGGTGCTTTGGATGTCGGTTTTATCCGGTTATCTGATTGATTCCATGGGCTGGCGGTGGATGTTTATCATTCAGGGATTGCCAGGAATTCTTTGGGCTTTTATTTGGTGGAAACTCATTGACGAGCGTCCTATGGATGCCAAATGGGTTTCGGAGGATGACAAAACGGAGTTGGAAAAACGTTTGCAGGAAGAACAGGTTGGCATAAAACCCGTCAAGAACTATGCGGAAGCATTTAGATCCAGAAAGGTGATTTTGTTGTCGCTCCAATATCTTTTGTGGAGCGTGGGAGTTTACGGGTTTGTCATGTGGCTGCCGTCGATCATAAAGGCGGCACCTGATATGAGCATGGTCACCACCGGTTGGTTATCCTCTGTTCCGTATCTGCTTGCTGTGATCGGAATGCTGAGTGCGTCTTATTTTTCGGATAAGTCGGGTAACAGGAAATTGTTTATATGGCCTTTTTTGCTGATCGCGGCCGTATGTTTATATGCTACGGTATGGCTGGGGCCCGAAAAGTTCTGGCTGTCGTATGTGCTGCTGGTCATTGCGGGAGGCGCATTGTACACGCCATATGGGCCGTTTTTTGCTGCTATCGCGGATGCTTTGCCAAAAAATGTAATCGGCGGGGCGATTGGTCTTATCAACAGTCTGGGCGCATTGGGCTCTTTTGCCGGATCTTATCTGGTGGGTTATCTCAATAGTGAAACAGGGAATTTCAATGCTTCCTATATTTTAATGTCCGGCGCGTTGGTTCTTGCTACAATCATTACATTGGTTGTCATTCCGGCTCCGAAAAAACTGCCCGTCCCAGCCGTTTAA
- a CDS encoding MOSC domain-containing protein, with translation MILSEIWVYPVKSLGGIRLKESLAEERGLQHDRRWLVVDEKGTFLTQRTNAQMALLDVAFSDDGLLISHRYDPVNQILVPFEREDDVDIEVKIWNDIVSARTVSNLADEWLSERLGKIVRIVEMTTGTQRRMNPLYAGTDHTVSFADDFPFLLISQASLDDLNSKLSQSVEMKRFRPNFVITGTAPFEEDLWNTITIGDTRFQVTKPCERCVMVNIDPKTGIKSPETLKMLSSYRKEGKEIFFGQNVVGLESGIVREGDSITLL, from the coding sequence ATGATTTTATCAGAAATATGGGTTTACCCTGTGAAGTCCCTAGGGGGAATCCGTTTGAAAGAATCGCTTGCCGAAGAACGTGGTTTACAACATGACCGGCGCTGGCTGGTGGTGGATGAAAAAGGCACTTTTCTTACCCAGCGTACAAATGCCCAGATGGCGTTGCTGGACGTCGCATTTTCGGATGATGGATTGCTAATCTCCCACCGTTATGATCCTGTCAATCAAATACTTGTTCCTTTTGAACGTGAGGATGATGTTGACATTGAAGTGAAGATCTGGAACGACATCGTTTCGGCGAGAACGGTTTCAAACCTGGCGGATGAATGGTTAAGCGAGCGGCTCGGCAAGATTGTGCGCATTGTAGAAATGACCACAGGCACGCAGCGAAGAATGAACCCATTGTACGCCGGAACAGACCACACAGTCAGTTTCGCGGATGACTTCCCGTTCCTCCTCATATCCCAGGCTTCCCTGGACGATTTAAACAGTAAACTTTCTCAATCCGTTGAAATGAAGCGCTTCCGGCCAAACTTCGTCATTACAGGCACCGCGCCATTTGAGGAAGACCTGTGGAACACCATAACGATCGGAGATACACGTTTCCAGGTAACCAAGCCTTGCGAGCGCTGTGTGATGGTCAACATTGACCCGAAAACGGGGATAAAAAGTCCTGAGACGCTTAAAATGTTATCGAGTTATCGCAAGGAAGGCAAAGAAATCTTTTTCGGTCAAAATGTCGTCGGACTCGAGAGCGGCATTGTGCGGGAAGGCGACAGCATAACGCTTCTTTAA
- a CDS encoding FAD/NAD(P)-binding protein — protein sequence MKTRIAILGGGPSALFVLKRFVEAGQKDLEIHIFESKKLLGAGMPYSYEGSNPEHVTNVSDNEIPEIVTSIEEWIQTVPEDVLIRFGVDRDRFNENKVLPRLLFGQYLSAQFDLLLKEAGRLGLQTHVHTGCRVVDIMDVPGEKKVDVAIERSGLSRFNRVVICTGHNWPAKHEGTIPGYFDSPYPPAKLKLQLNHPIAIRGSSLTAIDAMRTLARNNGSFHTDEDGKVVFTPSEESPEFKLVMHSRNGLLPAIRFHLEDPLLSDEALLTEDEIEQNRHENDGFLQLDYIFEKAFKDLFREKDPKFYERIKDRGIEEFVEMMMGMREKMEPFALFRKEYGEAEKSIRNEESIHWKEILAVLSYVLNYPAKYMSAEDRLRLQKVLMPLISIVIAFVPQSSAKEMLALDDAGKLEVVSVGDDSQVDPESKGGVTYRYKDESGESKAIYYNTFVDCIGQPHLPFESFPFKSLIAEGTVRPAHLKFRSSAAGGAAVADGNKDVEQTAREDFYLKVPGIAITDNFQVVSRSGEINHRIYIMAVPYIGGYNPDYSGLDFCEQASSTIVGSILKD from the coding sequence TTGAAGACGCGTATTGCCATCCTCGGCGGTGGCCCAAGTGCATTGTTTGTCTTAAAGAGATTTGTAGAAGCTGGTCAGAAAGACCTCGAAATACACATTTTTGAAAGTAAAAAACTGCTGGGTGCAGGAATGCCCTACAGTTATGAGGGCTCTAACCCGGAGCATGTTACCAATGTGTCCGATAACGAAATTCCGGAGATCGTAACCTCCATTGAAGAATGGATCCAGACTGTGCCCGAGGATGTGCTCATCCGGTTTGGGGTGGATAGGGACCGGTTTAATGAAAACAAAGTGCTGCCAAGGTTGTTGTTTGGCCAGTATTTATCCGCGCAATTTGATTTACTGTTGAAAGAGGCTGGAAGGCTGGGCTTGCAGACGCATGTGCACACAGGTTGCAGGGTGGTAGACATTATGGACGTTCCCGGCGAAAAGAAAGTAGATGTTGCCATTGAAAGGTCGGGCTTGTCGCGTTTTAACCGCGTCGTTATTTGCACCGGGCACAACTGGCCGGCCAAGCATGAAGGAACCATTCCCGGCTATTTTGATTCGCCATATCCGCCCGCAAAGCTAAAACTGCAACTCAATCACCCCATTGCGATCAGAGGATCATCATTAACCGCCATTGATGCCATGCGCACGCTGGCCCGGAATAATGGGTCATTCCATACGGATGAGGATGGAAAAGTTGTGTTTACTCCCTCGGAAGAAAGTCCTGAATTTAAGCTGGTTATGCATTCCCGAAATGGGCTTTTGCCTGCGATCCGCTTCCATTTGGAGGATCCGCTTCTTTCGGATGAGGCATTGCTGACCGAAGATGAAATTGAACAGAACAGGCACGAAAACGACGGTTTTCTTCAATTGGATTATATTTTCGAAAAAGCTTTTAAGGACCTGTTTCGGGAAAAAGATCCTAAGTTTTATGAACGCATCAAGGATCGGGGCATTGAGGAATTTGTGGAAATGATGATGGGAATGCGCGAGAAAATGGAGCCGTTCGCGCTTTTCCGGAAAGAATATGGCGAAGCCGAAAAATCGATCAGAAATGAGGAATCCATTCATTGGAAAGAGATTCTGGCGGTTTTAAGTTATGTGCTGAACTATCCCGCCAAATATATGTCCGCCGAAGACCGGTTGAGATTGCAGAAGGTTTTGATGCCACTGATTTCGATCGTGATTGCATTTGTGCCGCAAAGCTCTGCCAAGGAAATGCTGGCGCTGGATGACGCCGGAAAACTGGAAGTTGTTTCGGTAGGAGATGATAGCCAGGTAGATCCGGAAAGCAAGGGCGGCGTTACGTATCGTTACAAAGACGAGTCCGGCGAATCGAAAGCCATTTATTACAATACATTCGTGGACTGCATTGGACAACCGCATTTGCCTTTCGAGAGCTTTCCATTTAAAAGCCTCATAGCGGAAGGAACGGTGCGTCCGGCGCATTTGAAATTCAGATCTTCAGCTGCTGGCGGTGCCGCAGTTGCGGATGGGAATAAGGATGTTGAACAGACAGCCCGGGAAGATTTTTACCTGAAAGTGCCGGGTATCGCGATTACAGATAACTTTCAGGTTGTGTCGCGTTCGGGTGAGATTAACCACCGCATTTATATAATGGCTGTTCCTTATATCGGGGGCTATAACCCGGACTATTCCGGGCTTGACTTCTGTGAACAGGCCTCATCCACCATTGTCGGCAGTATTTTAAAGGATTAG
- a CDS encoding 3-keto-disaccharide hydrolase, translated as MFRPILLALLLNFAFISANSQALNTLSATEKKDGWKLLFDGKDLKGWHAYGGKEVGSAWIIEQGAIKLNVPERAGNKAKNGGDIVIDEVVSGDFEFKAEWKVSKYANSGIFFFVTESPKYKNMHNTGLELQVIDDKIYEGARENTHRASDFFGIANARLREGNPEGEWNKIHFIVKKGKLTVYQNEFIVQEHDLNSADWKQKVANSGLKAAPISTGSYAGKIGLQDWGSTVWYRNIKLRKL; from the coding sequence ATGTTCAGACCCATTTTACTTGCCCTGCTGCTGAACTTTGCATTCATAAGTGCAAATTCACAAGCGCTTAATACGCTTTCCGCCACTGAAAAGAAGGATGGCTGGAAACTGCTGTTTGACGGAAAAGACCTTAAAGGCTGGCATGCATATGGCGGCAAAGAGGTAGGTTCTGCATGGATCATTGAACAGGGCGCGATCAAATTGAATGTCCCGGAGCGTGCCGGAAACAAAGCCAAAAACGGTGGCGACATTGTGATTGACGAAGTTGTTAGCGGGGATTTTGAGTTTAAGGCTGAATGGAAAGTGAGTAAATACGCTAACAGCGGCATTTTCTTTTTTGTCACAGAATCCCCTAAATATAAAAATATGCACAACACTGGCCTGGAACTTCAAGTGATCGACGATAAGATTTACGAAGGCGCAAGAGAAAATACGCACCGGGCAAGCGACTTTTTTGGCATCGCAAATGCACGCTTACGGGAAGGAAACCCGGAAGGTGAATGGAACAAGATTCATTTTATCGTAAAAAAGGGCAAGCTTACTGTTTACCAAAACGAGTTTATCGTGCAGGAACACGACCTGAACAGCGCCGACTGGAAACAGAAAGTAGCCAACAGCGGACTGAAAGCAGCGCCCATTTCCACAGGTTCCTATGCCGGAAAAATCGGGTTGCAGGATTGGGGAAGCACAGTTTGGTATCGAAACATTAAGCTGCGCAAACTTTGA
- a CDS encoding vanadium-dependent haloperoxidase, whose amino-acid sequence MKQCLQSRHAITISVWLIICSVCAAWAHPGAFKHPKDVSSFPADAVTSWVNLQLKIAQTTPAPPPVTLRRCVYTGVTLYESVVAGMPEYQSIASQLNGLGALPSAEKGETYYWPASANAAMAAITRSFYPMTSPANKASIDSLEAANVLLYQKVSKSDELARSAAFGKSIAEAVFNWAKTDGNDDKSPFNIPAIAGAWLPTPPSNMPASLTNWGKNRCIFIGSDEDADEQKPIPYSTDPGSAYYAQVKEVYDISQSLTPEQKSIALFWADDPDGKSYGGAHWLSILNQLLIKEKSNMETAVVANVKLGIACSEAAISIFKGKYRYNGLRPVTYIRTVMNKPEWNTLIVTPPHPEYPSGHAVISAAAAQTLTLLFGDQYKFTDNSYNRLGFAPRSFNSFEEAAIEAGNSRVYGGIHYRKTCDAGQNQGKKIAQNLHDKIRFKRS is encoded by the coding sequence ATGAAGCAATGTCTACAATCCCGCCACGCCATTACGATTTCTGTTTGGCTAATAATCTGCTCAGTTTGTGCGGCTTGGGCTCATCCCGGAGCTTTTAAACATCCAAAAGATGTATCCTCTTTTCCTGCCGACGCGGTAACTTCATGGGTTAACTTGCAACTCAAAATAGCCCAAACCACGCCCGCTCCGCCACCTGTCACGCTCCGCCGTTGTGTATATACAGGCGTGACCCTTTACGAGTCAGTTGTTGCCGGAATGCCTGAATATCAATCTATTGCATCCCAATTAAATGGTTTGGGAGCGCTCCCATCGGCAGAGAAAGGTGAAACTTACTATTGGCCAGCCTCTGCAAACGCTGCTATGGCCGCTATCACCCGCAGCTTTTATCCGATGACCTCGCCAGCCAACAAAGCTTCGATTGATTCTTTGGAAGCTGCGAATGTCCTGCTCTACCAGAAAGTGAGCAAATCCGATGAATTGGCAAGATCCGCAGCATTTGGAAAAAGCATTGCAGAAGCCGTTTTCAATTGGGCCAAAACAGATGGGAATGATGATAAAAGCCCCTTCAACATTCCGGCGATCGCAGGCGCGTGGCTGCCGACGCCGCCTTCCAATATGCCTGCATCCCTGACCAACTGGGGCAAAAACCGCTGCATTTTTATTGGAAGCGATGAAGATGCTGATGAGCAAAAACCAATCCCCTATTCCACCGACCCGGGCTCCGCCTATTATGCACAGGTGAAAGAAGTATATGACATTTCGCAGAGCCTCACACCAGAACAAAAATCCATTGCCCTGTTCTGGGCGGATGATCCTGATGGCAAAAGCTATGGCGGTGCACATTGGCTTTCTATCCTAAATCAATTGCTGATTAAAGAGAAATCCAACATGGAAACGGCAGTGGTTGCAAATGTAAAACTAGGCATTGCATGCTCCGAGGCAGCGATCAGCATTTTTAAAGGAAAATATCGTTACAATGGATTGAGACCTGTCACCTATATCCGCACTGTGATGAATAAGCCGGAATGGAACACATTGATTGTCACGCCTCCACATCCGGAATATCCCTCTGGTCATGCGGTTATTTCAGCGGCTGCAGCGCAAACGCTAACATTATTGTTTGGTGATCAATACAAATTCACCGACAACTCGTATAACCGTCTGGGTTTCGCGCCACGGTCCTTCAATTCGTTTGAGGAAGCAGCCATTGAGGCTGGTAATTCACGTGTTTATGGAGGCATTCACTATCGCAAAACTTGTGATGCGGGCCAGAACCAAGGAAAAAAGATTGCTCAAAACCTACATGACAAGATCAGGTTCAAACGATCCTGA
- a CDS encoding sugar phosphate isomerase/epimerase family protein, giving the protein MTRSVLFKSAFLFAACFTLLAMSRLAPRDWKLGVALYTFNPFTFEGQLAIADSAGLKYVEGFTFAKAGPELKDSIMMKLSPSGIAKLKTILDKTGLKMESIYLVGGKTVNDWKKEFEIAKQFNVKYVTAEPPVKMWDSIDSLAGIYGMKLAIHNHWKGTSAYWHPDSTLAALKGHPNFGVCADLGHMPKSGINPVEALKKLEGHIIAIHLKDIAAYDDPKLVDVVVGTGVIDFPAVFKELERQNFNGHIIIERDRQEKPTNLQSVIQTVKYYNKTLGLK; this is encoded by the coding sequence ATGACACGATCTGTATTATTCAAATCTGCTTTTCTGTTTGCTGCTTGTTTTACATTACTGGCAATGAGCCGTTTAGCACCCCGCGACTGGAAGCTTGGCGTAGCACTTTATACATTTAACCCATTTACTTTCGAAGGTCAACTGGCCATAGCAGATAGTGCCGGCCTGAAATATGTGGAGGGCTTCACATTTGCCAAAGCCGGTCCTGAATTGAAAGATTCTATCATGATGAAGCTGTCGCCATCGGGCATAGCAAAGCTGAAAACCATATTAGACAAAACGGGCCTGAAGATGGAAAGCATTTACCTTGTCGGTGGCAAAACGGTGAATGATTGGAAAAAAGAATTCGAGATCGCGAAACAGTTTAATGTAAAATATGTCACTGCGGAGCCGCCCGTAAAAATGTGGGACAGTATAGACAGCCTTGCAGGCATTTATGGAATGAAACTGGCCATCCACAACCATTGGAAAGGAACAAGTGCTTACTGGCATCCCGATTCCACCTTGGCAGCATTGAAAGGTCATCCCAATTTTGGCGTTTGCGCCGATCTTGGCCATATGCCTAAGAGCGGTATTAATCCGGTGGAAGCATTGAAAAAACTGGAAGGACACATTATCGCAATCCACCTCAAAGACATTGCAGCTTACGACGATCCCAAACTTGTGGACGTGGTCGTTGGAACAGGTGTGATTGATTTCCCTGCGGTTTTTAAAGAACTGGAAAGACAAAATTTCAACGGACATATTATCATCGAACGTGATCGCCAGGAGAAGCCAACCAATCTGCAATCGGTCATTCAGACCGTTAAATACTACAACAAAACCCTGGGATTAAAGTAA
- a CDS encoding ImuA family protein, whose amino-acid sequence MITICSTSIMNHPALKSDVAKQLQKEILSLQGFKTASDGPQNSFHFGELEAAFPNQVFPTGAVHEFLSSAMEDAAATTGFMMGLLGKLLQNGGACLWISMNRTLFPPAMKFFGIEPDKVIFIDLSREQDVLWAVEESLKCEALTAVVGELNEITLTQSRRLQLAVEQSRVTGFLHRCNPRSMNTLACVSRWKVTPIPSHLEDDMPGVGFPRWHVQLLKVRNGEPGEWEMEWSEGRFNYLGKEVKVQKDNKLLRGPEVVRRAV is encoded by the coding sequence TTGATAACAATTTGCTCGACTTCCATTATGAACCACCCGGCCCTGAAAAGCGATGTTGCCAAACAACTGCAGAAGGAGATCCTCTCTTTGCAGGGTTTTAAGACAGCGTCAGACGGGCCGCAGAATTCGTTTCATTTTGGAGAGTTGGAAGCAGCATTTCCCAACCAGGTTTTTCCGACAGGAGCGGTGCATGAGTTTTTGAGCAGTGCAATGGAAGATGCCGCCGCAACTACGGGTTTCATGATGGGACTGCTGGGTAAACTGCTGCAAAATGGCGGAGCGTGTCTCTGGATCAGCATGAACCGGACGCTTTTCCCACCGGCGATGAAATTTTTCGGCATTGAGCCGGATAAGGTTATTTTTATTGATTTATCCAGAGAACAGGATGTGTTATGGGCTGTTGAAGAATCATTGAAATGCGAAGCGCTAACCGCAGTGGTAGGAGAGCTGAACGAGATCACATTAACCCAGTCCAGGCGGCTGCAACTTGCTGTGGAACAAAGTCGTGTGACGGGATTTCTCCATCGCTGCAATCCAAGAAGTATGAACACGTTAGCCTGTGTATCGCGCTGGAAAGTCACACCGATTCCCAGTCACCTGGAAGACGATATGCCGGGTGTGGGCTTCCCGCGCTGGCACGTACAGCTGCTAAAAGTTCGCAACGGAGAACCCGGCGAATGGGAAATGGAATGGTCGGAGGGCCGGTTTAATTATCTCGGAAAAGAAGTTAAAGTGCAGAAAGATAATAAGTTGCTGCGTGGTCCGGAAGTGGTGCGACGAGCCGTATGA
- a CDS encoding alpha/beta hydrolase family esterase — MLKYILPALLSISCMSANAQLVSDSLLIEGRQRVFVYDQSVKVKPGASLIFVMHGSGGEPVGFAPRAAKLQARAEAENLILVYPAGYKKYWNECRKASTAVANKENLNEEAFFSAMIDYFSDKYKINKAHVFATGFSGGGHMSYKLALTMPGKIKAISAIVANMPTDENMDCAAMNVPLPVMITNGTADETNPYNGGEVKTAGVTLGTVRATDQSFQYWAKLDGYSGTPVKSLMPDGDKNNNVTVEKYTYQKKGKPEVTLLKVINGKHEFLTDFDIFEETWAFFKRQMGK, encoded by the coding sequence ATGTTAAAGTACATTTTGCCCGCGTTATTATCGATTTCCTGTATGTCCGCCAATGCGCAATTGGTTTCTGATTCGCTGCTGATTGAGGGGCGCCAGCGGGTTTTTGTTTATGATCAATCGGTGAAGGTCAAGCCGGGTGCAAGCCTTATTTTTGTTATGCACGGCTCGGGCGGAGAACCAGTGGGATTTGCGCCGAGAGCTGCAAAATTACAAGCCAGGGCTGAGGCTGAAAATCTGATTCTTGTTTATCCGGCCGGATATAAGAAATACTGGAACGAATGTCGAAAAGCATCAACAGCGGTTGCTAACAAGGAAAATTTGAATGAGGAAGCGTTTTTCTCAGCCATGATCGACTACTTTTCTGATAAATACAAGATTAATAAAGCACATGTGTTCGCTACCGGATTCTCGGGTGGCGGACATATGTCGTATAAACTGGCATTAACCATGCCTGGAAAAATCAAAGCGATTTCGGCCATCGTGGCGAATATGCCAACTGACGAAAACATGGACTGTGCAGCCATGAATGTTCCGTTACCAGTAATGATTACCAACGGAACGGCTGATGAAACCAATCCCTACAACGGCGGAGAAGTAAAAACAGCAGGCGTGACACTCGGAACGGTTCGTGCTACGGATCAATCGTTTCAATATTGGGCCAAACTGGACGGTTACAGCGGCACGCCGGTCAAGTCCTTGATGCCGGATGGCGATAAAAATAACAATGTCACCGTCGAAAAATATACGTATCAAAAGAAAGGAAAACCGGAAGTGACATTACTAAAAGTCATCAATGGCAAGCACGAATTCCTGACCGATTTCGACATTTTTGAAGAAACCTGGGCATTTTTCAAGAGACAAATGGGAAAGTAA
- a CDS encoding VOC family protein codes for MIKPLYPCLWYDGNAKEAADYYCSIFKSSKITSENPMVVTFELNGFKFMGLNGGPHYKFSPATSFVVECDTQEEIDYYWEKLGDGGSYSQCGWLDDKFGMSWQIVPSVLSKLMSDPEKAPRLIEAFMQMSKFDIATLENA; via the coding sequence ATGATCAAGCCACTTTATCCTTGCCTTTGGTACGACGGAAATGCGAAAGAAGCCGCCGATTATTATTGCTCCATTTTCAAGAGCTCAAAAATAACCTCCGAAAATCCAATGGTCGTAACATTTGAGCTGAACGGTTTCAAGTTCATGGGCCTGAACGGAGGGCCGCACTATAAATTTTCGCCAGCCACTTCTTTCGTGGTCGAATGTGATACGCAGGAAGAAATCGATTATTACTGGGAAAAGCTCGGCGACGGCGGTTCGTATAGTCAATGTGGCTGGCTGGACGATAAATTCGGCATGTCGTGGCAGATCGTTCCGAGTGTTTTATCAAAACTAATGTCGGATCCGGAAAAGGCGCCGCGGTTGATTGAGGCATTTATGCAGATGAGCAAGTTCGATATCGCTACGCTGGAAAATGCGTAA
- a CDS encoding SRPBCC domain-containing protein, translated as MASKNETKITAEKGKQELFIEREFDAPRELVFRAFSEPEFLLQWMGPSDMDMRIDKLDNRSGGSYRFVHSLRNGGGEFGFNGAIHEVAAPERVIRTFEFEGLPERGHVSLEFLTLSELPGDRTRLSIQSIFKSVDDRDGLLQSGMETGLNDGFRKLDDLLAK; from the coding sequence ATGGCCAGTAAAAACGAAACGAAGATCACAGCCGAAAAAGGCAAACAAGAGCTTTTCATTGAGCGCGAATTTGATGCACCTCGGGAATTGGTTTTCCGCGCATTCAGCGAACCGGAATTCCTGCTGCAATGGATGGGACCCAGCGATATGGATATGAGAATTGACAAACTCGATAACCGTTCGGGTGGATCATACCGCTTTGTACATTCACTTCGTAACGGAGGCGGTGAATTTGGGTTTAATGGCGCAATTCACGAAGTTGCTGCTCCTGAGAGGGTTATACGTACTTTTGAATTTGAAGGACTGCCAGAACGCGGACACGTTTCACTGGAATTTCTTACACTCTCCGAACTGCCCGGCGACAGGACCAGATTGAGTATTCAGTCCATTTTCAAGTCCGTGGATGATCGTGATGGCTTGTTGCAGTCGGGCATGGAAACCGGGCTGAATGATGGGTTTCGGAAGCTGGACGACCTGTTGGCCAAATAA
- a CDS encoding ArsR/SmtB family transcription factor: protein MRRDVFQAIADPTRRAILTLIALQAMTPNALAEHFDTSRQAVSKHIKILTECQLVSQEQQGREIYYHFNPQKMKEVADWLAPFQKMWEERFDRLDNILEILKTEKNGQ from the coding sequence ATGAGAAGAGATGTATTTCAGGCCATAGCCGACCCGACGAGAAGGGCCATACTAACATTGATTGCTTTGCAGGCAATGACTCCCAATGCATTGGCCGAACATTTTGACACGAGCAGACAGGCGGTTTCAAAACACATTAAAATTCTGACCGAATGCCAGCTTGTGAGCCAGGAGCAACAAGGAAGGGAAATTTATTATCACTTTAACCCCCAGAAAATGAAAGAGGTAGCCGACTGGTTAGCGCCATTCCAGAAAATGTGGGAAGAACGCTTTGACCGCTTAGACAATATTTTGGAAATACTAAAAACAGAAAAAAATGGCCAGTAA
- a CDS encoding DUF6934 family protein: MNIERYATERVGKTEFRFFSEGKNGRFEMRISFEQISHNFYNLAFGLWNTSLLTIEDSVELRNGDMDKILGTVANVAMSFLKSNRSASIAASGRTLPGEHAVRTRKYQMGLSRNLNELNAVYDVYGFKALKNENDEISGTWPYGWEGEWEKFQVGSNYDAFLINLK; encoded by the coding sequence ATGAATATTGAACGCTATGCGACCGAGCGAGTTGGAAAAACTGAGTTTCGGTTTTTCAGTGAAGGCAAAAACGGTCGTTTTGAAATGCGGATTAGCTTCGAGCAAATCAGCCATAATTTTTACAACCTTGCTTTTGGTTTATGGAACACATCTTTACTTACAATTGAAGATAGTGTTGAGCTTCGCAACGGAGATATGGATAAAATCCTCGGCACAGTCGCCAATGTTGCTATGTCGTTTCTGAAATCTAATCGTAGTGCCAGTATAGCGGCGAGTGGTAGAACATTGCCAGGCGAGCATGCAGTGAGAACCAGAAAATATCAAATGGGGCTAAGCAGAAATCTTAACGAGCTTAATGCTGTTTACGATGTTTATGGCTTTAAAGCTCTAAAAAATGAGAATGACGAAATATCAGGAACCTGGCCTTACGGATGGGAAGGGGAATGGGAAAAATTCCAAGTCGGATCAAACTACGACGCTTTCTTGATTAATTTAAAATAA
- a CDS encoding SRPBCC family protein — protein MNEQTQKREGLKIVREFKAPKTLVFDAFASPEAFGEWWGPTGSQLSVSRFDFRTGGSTHYKMEGNGHEMWGLFQYKNIRRADLLEFVNSFADAEGNIITSPFPMDFPLEVFNQITLQEKDGVTTLTIQGHPINATPAQEETYFSVMENMQEGFSGTFDKLDAYLEQVQG, from the coding sequence ATGAACGAGCAAACACAAAAAAGAGAAGGTTTAAAAATTGTAAGAGAGTTCAAAGCGCCCAAAACGCTTGTTTTTGACGCATTTGCATCGCCCGAAGCTTTTGGCGAATGGTGGGGACCGACTGGCAGCCAACTTTCCGTTTCGCGTTTCGACTTCCGCACCGGCGGCAGCACACATTACAAAATGGAAGGAAACGGCCACGAAATGTGGGGATTATTTCAATACAAAAACATTCGGCGTGCCGATCTGCTCGAATTTGTCAATTCCTTTGCCGACGCAGAAGGGAACATTATCACTTCCCCGTTTCCAATGGATTTTCCTCTGGAAGTCTTTAACCAGATCACATTACAAGAAAAGGATGGGGTAACAACACTGACAATCCAGGGTCACCCGATCAATGCAACACCTGCCCAGGAAGAAACCTATTTCTCAGTCATGGAAAACATGCAAGAAGGATTCAGCGGAACTTTTGATAAGCTGGACGCTTATTTGGAGCAAGTGCAGGGTTAA